The Pirellulales bacterium genome contains a region encoding:
- a CDS encoding class I SAM-dependent methyltransferase codes for METDYNTIAALYKRAKEQPWRDAVETYSLMNLVGDLSGKRVVDVACGEGFFTRKLRQQGAAEVLGVDISERMIELACAEEAIRPFGIDYRVEDARDLGVQQDFDLAVSAWLLVYAHDRAELARMCQGLARRLRPGGRFVTLTTNPGLYHFAVPDYTKYGFTIQVEDRVYEGAPIEWTILLDDTSFGIENYYLPLEAYEAAFLEAGFREVKFHTPTLSPAASEGSDYWTDFLERPPAILLDCVRA; via the coding sequence ATGGAAACCGATTACAACACGATCGCTGCCCTGTACAAACGCGCCAAGGAACAGCCGTGGCGCGACGCCGTCGAGACCTATTCGTTGATGAATCTGGTTGGCGATCTGTCGGGCAAACGCGTGGTCGATGTCGCCTGCGGCGAGGGTTTTTTTACTCGCAAGCTGCGCCAGCAAGGCGCGGCCGAAGTGTTAGGAGTCGACATTTCCGAGCGCATGATCGAACTGGCCTGTGCCGAGGAAGCCATTCGCCCGTTCGGGATCGACTATCGTGTCGAAGATGCCCGCGATCTCGGGGTGCAGCAGGATTTCGACCTGGCGGTCTCCGCCTGGCTGCTCGTTTACGCGCACGATCGGGCCGAGCTGGCGCGGATGTGCCAGGGCCTGGCGCGCAGGCTTCGTCCCGGCGGACGTTTCGTCACGCTGACGACGAATCCCGGACTGTACCACTTTGCGGTGCCCGACTACACAAAATACGGCTTTACCATTCAGGTCGAAGATCGCGTCTACGAAGGAGCGCCGATCGAGTGGACCATCCTGCTCGACGACACGTCGTTCGGCATCGAGAACTACTACCTGCCGCTCGAAGCGTACGAAGCGGCGTTCCTCGAGGCGGGGTTCCGCGAGGTGAAGTTTCACACGCCCACGTTGTCGCCGGCCGCGAGCGAGGGCAGCGATTACTGGACCGATTTTCTCGAGCGTCCGCCGGCGATACTGCTCGATTGCGTGCGAGCCTAG
- a CDS encoding J domain-containing protein, whose translation MAQPAHGDWRDPRPTFMATLGLAPPYTLEDVHQAYREQAKQAHPDRGGTVEAFQALHEAFEQAQAYLQFHADRRNWIGAQMEHYLALGSAVDRLAALGAVVTTMSQDWLKSSLGDFAQLAETAVSVRAEGAAQGEAIIAAMLEEYVALRELRAIELPGCQISDESVLKLARFGLLKRLDLSHTPITNQALEVADELPALQEIELDGTSTGWWARHRLHARLKQRAAEAPHAPL comes from the coding sequence ATGGCTCAACCCGCACACGGCGATTGGCGTGATCCCCGGCCGACGTTCATGGCCACGTTGGGGCTCGCTCCTCCGTATACGCTCGAAGACGTCCACCAGGCGTATCGCGAGCAGGCCAAGCAGGCGCATCCCGATCGAGGCGGAACGGTCGAGGCCTTTCAAGCGCTGCACGAGGCCTTCGAGCAGGCCCAGGCATATCTCCAATTTCACGCCGATCGGCGGAACTGGATCGGCGCGCAGATGGAGCATTACCTGGCGCTCGGCAGCGCCGTCGACAGGCTCGCCGCGCTAGGCGCGGTCGTGACCACGATGAGCCAGGATTGGCTGAAGAGCTCGCTAGGGGATTTTGCTCAACTCGCGGAGACGGCCGTCTCCGTTCGCGCCGAGGGGGCTGCTCAGGGAGAGGCGATCATCGCGGCCATGCTCGAAGAGTATGTGGCCCTGCGCGAACTGCGAGCCATCGAACTACCGGGCTGCCAGATCTCGGACGAATCGGTCCTCAAGCTGGCCCGGTTTGGCCTGTTGAAACGTTTGGATCTGTCGCATACGCCGATCACGAATCAAGCGCTCGAAGTGGCCGACGAGTTGCCCGCCTTGCAAGAGATCGAACTCGACGGCACTTCGACGGGCTGGTGGGCGCGGCATCGCCTGCATGCCAGGTTGAAGCAACGCGCCGCCGAGGCGCCGCACGCGCCTCTCTAG
- a CDS encoding PPC domain-containing protein gives MAGLSSRTWWLLIALAVGQGLSSRALLAAPEVRYFFPPGVQRGQNVETTATGKFEVWPVRVWIDRPGLEVTPLEKNGQFAVRAAADARPGTYWIRLYDETGSGVPRPLIVGTVPEVTEVEPNDKHEAAQPLGDAAAATNTLLVNAQLNKGGDVDLFAIPAKAGQWLVADLDAQSPLDSPMDAVLQIVSADGFVQAQNEDHLGLDPRLAFQVPRDGIWHVRVFGFPSTPNSTIGFDGGGDHLYRLLLTTGPYVDATRPLAVSSTVPVTLEPQGWNLPANLPPLVATPHEDFELDLASEVLTGALRVPVVAHESLLEVEPSSLEAPQTVPLPVTITGRIDTVGEKDVYAFAVEQGTILSIHIESRGLGYDLDPVLELLDADGKALATADDIGELRDAELTYTATAAGTLRVVVADRHRAAGERFVYRLTIERALPEFRLSVGSHEVVLAAGATVEVPVTIERRHGFAEAIAVTADQLPAGVTVEAATSQASDDSKAKVTLKLTAAADAPLASQPIRITGRVGEQSPQAATITVPGHAGAKLHDLWLTVSKPAAK, from the coding sequence GTGGCTGGTTTGTCGTCGAGAACCTGGTGGCTCCTGATCGCGCTGGCGGTCGGACAAGGGCTTTCTTCACGCGCGCTGCTTGCGGCTCCTGAGGTGCGTTACTTCTTTCCCCCCGGCGTGCAGCGTGGGCAGAACGTCGAAACGACCGCGACGGGCAAGTTCGAGGTCTGGCCCGTTCGCGTCTGGATCGATCGCCCCGGCCTGGAAGTCACGCCGCTCGAAAAGAACGGCCAGTTCGCCGTCCGCGCAGCGGCAGACGCGCGGCCGGGTACCTACTGGATTCGCCTCTACGACGAAACCGGCTCGGGCGTGCCGCGCCCCTTGATCGTCGGCACCGTGCCCGAGGTGACCGAGGTCGAGCCGAACGACAAGCACGAAGCGGCGCAACCGCTGGGCGATGCCGCGGCCGCGACGAATACGCTGCTGGTCAATGCCCAGCTCAACAAGGGTGGCGATGTCGATCTCTTTGCGATTCCGGCCAAGGCGGGGCAATGGCTCGTCGCCGATCTCGACGCGCAATCGCCACTCGATTCGCCCATGGACGCGGTGCTGCAGATCGTCTCTGCCGACGGCTTCGTACAAGCGCAGAACGAAGATCATCTGGGACTCGATCCGCGGCTGGCTTTTCAAGTGCCGCGCGATGGCATCTGGCACGTGCGCGTGTTCGGCTTTCCGTCAACGCCGAATAGCACGATCGGCTTCGATGGCGGCGGCGACCACCTGTATCGCCTGCTGCTGACAACCGGGCCCTATGTCGACGCGACGCGTCCGTTGGCGGTGTCGAGCACGGTTCCCGTCACGCTCGAGCCGCAGGGTTGGAATCTGCCCGCCAATCTGCCCCCCCTTGTCGCCACGCCCCACGAAGACTTCGAGCTGGATCTGGCCAGCGAAGTATTGACCGGCGCCTTGCGCGTGCCGGTCGTCGCGCACGAAAGCCTGTTGGAAGTGGAGCCCAGCTCGCTCGAAGCTCCGCAAACGGTGCCCCTGCCCGTCACGATCACAGGTCGTATCGATACCGTGGGAGAGAAAGACGTCTACGCGTTCGCGGTCGAGCAAGGCACGATCCTTTCGATCCATATCGAGAGCCGTGGGTTGGGATATGATCTCGATCCCGTGCTCGAGCTGCTCGACGCCGACGGCAAGGCACTTGCCACGGCCGACGACATCGGCGAGCTGCGCGACGCCGAACTGACCTACACGGCGACGGCGGCAGGCACGCTACGAGTCGTCGTCGCGGATCGCCATCGCGCTGCGGGCGAGCGTTTCGTCTACCGGCTGACGATCGAGCGGGCCCTGCCCGAGTTTCGGCTCAGCGTGGGCTCGCACGAGGTTGTCTTGGCCGCCGGAGCCACGGTGGAAGTACCCGTGACGATCGAGCGCCGCCACGGTTTCGCCGAGGCGATTGCCGTCACGGCCGATCAACTTCCGGCCGGCGTCACGGTCGAAGCGGCCACCTCGCAAGCCAGCGACGACTCGAAGGCCAAGGTAACGCTCAAGCTCACGGCCGCGGCAGACGCCCCCCTGGCAAGCCAGCCCATCCGCATCACGGGCCGCGTGGGAGAACAATCGCCCCAAGCGGCAACCATCACGGTGCCCGGGCATGCTGGGGCAAAACTCCACGACTTGTGGCTGACCGTCTCGAAGCCGGCGGCGAAGTAA
- a CDS encoding DUF1501 domain-containing protein encodes MRVRKNCEGMSRRDCLQLGLGMLGGAGFVDLLRLRGMANETSSSITTRRPTSCILIWMDGGPSHFETFDPKPEAPVEIRGELGTVATRIPGVHFSEHLPKLAAMSDKIAVVRSVQHNQGNHGAGNHYMMTGAPPRIPVGCGAFVSFHPSMGSVTAHQRGAPGGLPAYFSMPSMSRSGGPNFLGAKYAPFVVGGDPNDKGFRVRDVALPEGLTDDRFLGRRDLRGMVDRFVRITDEAAADPAVALDEYYRQGYDLVTSPEAQRAFDISQESDATRDAYGRHSLGQRALLARRLVEAGVPFITLYDGGWDHHSEIFPAMRKRLPQFEGAIAALINDLDDRGLLDTTMVIALGEFGRTPKISTLADRSSPGRDHWANAMSILFAGCGTPGGQVVGATDRKGYAACERILSPENFVSTVYLKLGIDPDKMLYTPQGRPAHLVSDPTPIAELMG; translated from the coding sequence ATGCGAGTACGCAAGAACTGCGAAGGAATGTCTCGCCGCGACTGCTTGCAGTTGGGGTTGGGCATGTTGGGTGGCGCGGGGTTCGTCGACCTGTTGCGTCTGCGCGGCATGGCGAACGAAACGTCGTCGAGCATCACGACGCGACGACCGACGAGCTGCATCCTGATCTGGATGGACGGCGGACCTTCGCACTTCGAGACCTTCGATCCCAAGCCCGAGGCCCCCGTCGAAATCCGCGGTGAATTGGGCACCGTGGCCACGCGCATCCCAGGCGTCCATTTCTCCGAGCACCTGCCGAAGCTGGCGGCCATGTCGGACAAGATCGCCGTCGTACGATCGGTGCAGCACAACCAGGGGAATCACGGCGCGGGCAACCACTACATGATGACCGGCGCGCCGCCGCGCATTCCGGTCGGTTGCGGCGCGTTCGTTAGCTTCCATCCCAGCATGGGCTCGGTCACGGCCCACCAGCGTGGCGCCCCGGGAGGGCTGCCGGCATACTTCTCGATGCCGTCGATGTCCCGTTCCGGCGGACCAAACTTTCTCGGCGCCAAGTATGCCCCTTTCGTCGTCGGGGGTGATCCCAACGACAAGGGCTTCCGCGTGCGCGACGTGGCCTTGCCAGAAGGGCTGACCGACGATCGCTTCCTCGGCCGCCGCGACTTGCGCGGCATGGTCGACCGCTTCGTCCGCATCACGGATGAAGCGGCTGCCGATCCCGCCGTCGCCCTCGACGAATACTACCGCCAGGGCTACGACCTGGTGACCAGCCCGGAGGCTCAACGCGCGTTCGACATCAGCCAGGAATCGGATGCCACGCGCGATGCCTACGGCCGCCATTCGCTGGGTCAGCGGGCGCTGCTCGCGCGGCGGCTGGTCGAGGCGGGCGTCCCCTTCATCACGCTCTACGACGGCGGTTGGGATCATCACAGCGAGATCTTCCCGGCGATGCGCAAGCGTCTGCCACAGTTCGAAGGGGCCATCGCGGCGCTCATCAACGATCTCGACGACCGCGGACTGCTCGACACGACGATGGTCATCGCCCTGGGCGAATTCGGCCGCACGCCGAAGATCTCGACCCTGGCCGATCGCAGTTCGCCGGGGCGCGATCACTGGGCCAACGCCATGTCGATCCTGTTCGCCGGTTGCGGTACGCCCGGCGGGCAAGTCGTGGGCGCTACGGACCGCAAGGGCTACGCCGCCTGCGAGCGGATTCTTTCGCCCGAAAACTTCGTTTCGACCGTGTATCTCAAGCTGGGAATCGATCCCGACAAGATGCTCTACACGCCGCAAGGACGCCCAGCGCACCTGGTGAGCGATCCGACACCGATCGCCGAGCTGATGGGTTAG